One segment of Gordonia terrae DNA contains the following:
- a CDS encoding NADPH-dependent FMN reductase, with the protein MTTTVVAGNPKPGSRTLDAARRLARALTGTEPDHVVDVIGLGPGVLAWGDTAVQGAVETVASSDLVVVASPTFKATYTGVLKLFLDQFATGEGLRDVTAVPLMLGAGPAHAMAPDLLLKPVLVELGAVCPAPGLYLMDSTYTTDSRIADYTDRWSSALVRSGPRSAGTTG; encoded by the coding sequence ATGACCACCACCGTTGTCGCCGGGAACCCCAAGCCCGGTTCGCGCACGCTCGACGCCGCCCGCCGGTTGGCGAGAGCGCTGACCGGAACCGAACCCGACCATGTCGTGGACGTGATCGGACTCGGGCCGGGCGTGCTCGCGTGGGGTGACACCGCGGTCCAGGGTGCGGTCGAGACCGTCGCCTCGTCGGACCTCGTCGTGGTGGCGAGCCCGACCTTCAAGGCGACCTATACCGGCGTCCTCAAACTCTTCCTCGACCAGTTCGCCACCGGCGAGGGCCTGCGCGATGTCACGGCCGTCCCACTGATGCTGGGGGCGGGGCCGGCGCATGCGATGGCACCCGACCTGCTGCTCAAACCGGTCCTGGTCGAACTCGGCGCGGTGTGCCCGGCTCCGGGCCTGTACCTGATGGATTCCACCTACACCACCGATTCCCGGATCGCCGACTACACCGACCGCTGGTCATCGGCGCTCGTGCGGTCCGGACCGCGGAGCGCAGGCACGACCGGATGA
- a CDS encoding ABC transporter ATP-binding protein, which translates to MSSPATTPRPALGHPLVGFEHVELTYPDGTHALRDVNLTVREGEFVSVVGPSGCGKSTLLRLSSGLETITDGYLQSGAERIGYVFQDATLLPWRTVADNVALLGELDGAPKAERRERVRAALETVGLTGFDKHLPHMLSGGMRMRVSLARSLTLDPDLFLFDEPFAALDELTRERLGTDLTELFAVKRFAGLFITHSVAEAAFLSTRVLVMSGRPGTIVDEIEVPFDYPRSPDLRFEPEFGAIAGRISRALREAHS; encoded by the coding sequence ATGAGTTCACCCGCAACGACCCCCAGACCGGCACTCGGTCACCCGCTCGTCGGCTTCGAACACGTGGAACTCACCTATCCGGACGGCACCCATGCCCTCCGGGATGTGAACCTCACCGTGCGCGAGGGCGAATTCGTCAGCGTCGTGGGCCCATCCGGCTGCGGCAAGTCGACCCTGCTGCGCTTGTCGTCGGGATTGGAGACGATCACCGACGGCTACCTGCAGAGCGGAGCCGAGCGGATCGGTTACGTCTTCCAGGACGCCACCCTGCTCCCGTGGCGGACGGTGGCCGACAACGTCGCACTGCTCGGCGAGCTCGACGGCGCACCGAAAGCCGAACGGCGCGAGCGAGTTCGCGCCGCGCTCGAGACAGTCGGCCTGACCGGCTTCGACAAACACCTTCCGCACATGTTGTCCGGCGGGATGCGGATGCGGGTGTCGCTGGCCCGGTCACTGACCCTCGACCCCGACCTGTTCCTCTTCGACGAGCCGTTCGCCGCCCTCGACGAACTCACCCGCGAGCGACTCGGCACCGATCTGACCGAACTGTTCGCCGTCAAACGCTTTGCCGGCCTGTTCATCACACACTCGGTGGCCGAGGCCGCGTTCCTGTCCACCCGCGTCCTGGTGATGTCCGGACGTCCGGGGACCATCGTCGACGAGATCGAGGTCCCGTTCGACTACCCCCGGTCGCCCGACCTGCGCTTCGAACCGGAGTTCGGCGCGATCGCAGGCAGGATCTCCCGCGCACTCCGAGAGGCACATTCATGA
- a CDS encoding helix-turn-helix domain-containing protein, giving the protein MALDEPDLAQVSLGTEIRRRRKQHGLTLANLAAQAGISHPFLSQLERGYARPSMTTLERIARALDTTQVSLMLAADPTHVAGVPPAAPMGAQLVRAGEGATLPQAGDNAGYARLLVRGDAVFFPQEQLLNRRDHGEYFQHEQDEWLHVVDGEIEVDLGDDSVLELRRGDSLYYAGGIPHRWRLIGAVAARLIVVQASAQVP; this is encoded by the coding sequence ATGGCGCTCGATGAGCCGGATCTCGCGCAGGTGTCACTCGGTACCGAAATCCGCCGACGCCGTAAGCAGCACGGCCTCACACTGGCGAATCTGGCTGCACAGGCCGGTATCTCGCACCCGTTCCTGTCCCAGCTCGAGCGCGGTTACGCGCGTCCGAGCATGACGACGCTGGAACGGATCGCCCGAGCCCTGGACACCACGCAGGTGAGTCTCATGCTGGCCGCCGATCCCACGCACGTGGCAGGAGTCCCGCCCGCGGCACCGATGGGGGCACAACTGGTACGCGCGGGAGAGGGCGCGACCCTCCCGCAGGCCGGGGACAACGCCGGATATGCGCGCCTGCTCGTCCGCGGCGACGCCGTCTTCTTCCCGCAGGAGCAGTTGTTGAACAGGAGGGACCACGGCGAGTACTTCCAGCACGAGCAGGACGAATGGCTGCACGTCGTCGACGGCGAGATCGAGGTGGACCTCGGGGATGACAGTGTTCTCGAATTGCGAAGAGGCGACAGCCTTTACTACGCTGGCGGCATTCCCCACCGATGGCGGCTCATCGGTGCCGTGGCTGCTCGCCTGATCGTTGTCCAGGCGTCGGCGCAGGTGCCCTGA
- a CDS encoding amidohydrolase family protein: MTGTYHNALILPVSGEKPWFWGWLSVGDDGRISGMGEGSPPADAPFPRHDLDGAFLAPGFVSAHSHIYTAGMRGVAPNSPLYEWVTLNSTMLLGAEAEDLYWMTLAGGLDHLSSGITSVYNFTQSRVLALFDYDESVLKAARVHPPEFVTSQVDGLAASGIRFVTSVRLDDEQLGEDAAFAGFDEVMTHLATVDRGLDLGGSVYGSVQWSSSQATAERERALMDRYGITNQAHFVETAEQIEIQQSKFDWYDAAGVLGPDFAFGHFVHPTEDMFTRVRETGSAVVWQPMSNGRLGSGIADVPRLLRDSVTVGMGVDDQSCTDVSDPFENMRTGLFLQRGKRSDAAILTPIEALTLHTLGSASAMGVADRVGSLEVGKFADLLVVDPRSPHLGPIWDPIATYVLGCGLRNLREVVVGGRSVWHRDVADPRRAQADSELTERMIASAAQSGIHPVVPALRGPDRTSADDQRSV, encoded by the coding sequence ATGACCGGCACTTATCACAACGCCCTGATCCTGCCGGTCAGCGGAGAGAAGCCGTGGTTCTGGGGATGGCTGTCGGTCGGGGACGACGGCCGGATCTCCGGGATGGGCGAGGGCTCTCCCCCCGCCGACGCGCCATTTCCCCGTCACGACCTCGACGGCGCCTTCCTCGCACCCGGTTTCGTCTCGGCGCACAGCCACATCTACACCGCCGGGATGCGCGGGGTCGCCCCGAACAGTCCGTTGTACGAATGGGTCACGCTCAACAGCACGATGCTGCTCGGCGCCGAGGCGGAGGACCTGTATTGGATGACGCTGGCCGGCGGGCTCGACCACCTGTCCTCCGGCATCACGTCCGTGTACAACTTCACCCAGTCGCGCGTCCTGGCCCTCTTCGACTACGACGAATCCGTCTTGAAGGCGGCACGGGTGCACCCACCGGAATTCGTCACCTCCCAGGTGGACGGCCTGGCGGCCAGCGGAATCCGGTTCGTCACCAGCGTGCGACTCGACGACGAGCAACTCGGCGAGGATGCGGCCTTCGCCGGTTTCGACGAGGTGATGACCCACCTGGCAACAGTCGACCGCGGCCTCGATCTGGGCGGTTCGGTCTACGGCTCGGTGCAGTGGTCGTCGTCACAGGCGACCGCGGAACGCGAACGCGCCCTGATGGATCGGTACGGGATCACCAATCAGGCGCACTTCGTCGAGACCGCCGAACAGATCGAGATCCAGCAGTCGAAGTTCGACTGGTACGACGCCGCGGGCGTGTTGGGTCCCGACTTCGCGTTCGGCCATTTCGTCCATCCGACCGAGGACATGTTCACGCGCGTTCGCGAGACCGGGTCGGCGGTGGTGTGGCAACCGATGTCCAACGGACGCCTCGGCTCCGGGATCGCCGATGTACCCCGCCTGCTGCGGGATTCGGTCACCGTCGGCATGGGCGTCGACGACCAGTCGTGCACGGACGTGTCCGACCCGTTCGAGAACATGCGCACCGGGCTGTTCCTCCAGCGCGGAAAGCGCAGTGACGCAGCGATCCTGACGCCGATCGAGGCGCTCACGCTGCACACACTCGGTTCGGCGTCGGCGATGGGCGTGGCCGACCGGGTCGGTTCGCTGGAGGTGGGGAAGTTCGCCGATCTCCTCGTCGTCGATCCACGCTCGCCCCATCTCGGACCGATCTGGGACCCGATCGCCACCTATGTCCTCGGGTGCGGATTGCGGAACCTGCGCGAGGTCGTCGTGGGCGGTCGGTCGGTCTGGCACCGCGACGTGGCCGACCCCCGACGTGCACAGGCGGATTCCGAACTCACCGAACGGATGATCGCGTCAGCGGCGCAGTCCGGGATTCATCCGGTCGTGCCTGCGCTCCGCGGTCCGGACCGCACGAGCGCCGATGACCAGCGGTCGGTGTAG
- a CDS encoding FAD-binding oxidoreductase, with amino-acid sequence MTAPVVAVGTDEGRPDFGPDDVDALADDLLAIVGPRGISSLPRALERAGRDGSGMSPILSAQDLGQPDLVCYPRSADAVPAIVRAAVARGVPITTRGKGTGNYGQVIPRFGGLVLDMTSLTEISDVTERSVTGQAGARMINLEQTAWAHDRQLWMYPSTVQSTLGGFLAGGSAGTGTIVHGRNHQGFVDALDVVHATGDAEVVHLEGDDATPFVHTYGVAGIIVGATIRIEPLQQWRCVYASFESGREAFDAAYQLAAVEPKPRLLSADGPVITAALPDDPALVRGRASVRGIIDARALTETADLIAAAGGRVEAIREGIAETVKLSTLSYNHPTWWLQKSQPDRWFHMEVRGDALVTRLDEVEQVYEGGMLHLEVGHEMMFGMLNGIYRSPQQVIDGVAALEELGVGVHSPHQWYVDLDAERVRALAQQTDPKGLLNPGRWM; translated from the coding sequence ATGACCGCGCCGGTGGTCGCCGTCGGCACCGATGAGGGTCGCCCCGACTTCGGACCCGACGACGTCGACGCGCTGGCCGACGACCTGCTCGCCATCGTCGGCCCGCGCGGCATCAGCTCCCTGCCCCGCGCACTCGAGCGGGCGGGGCGCGACGGCTCCGGAATGAGTCCGATCCTGTCGGCGCAGGACCTCGGGCAGCCCGACCTCGTGTGCTACCCGCGCTCGGCCGATGCGGTGCCCGCCATCGTGCGCGCAGCGGTCGCGCGCGGGGTGCCGATCACCACGCGCGGCAAGGGCACCGGCAACTACGGTCAGGTCATCCCTCGCTTCGGCGGCCTCGTCCTCGACATGACATCGTTGACCGAGATCAGCGACGTCACCGAACGTTCGGTCACCGGACAGGCCGGCGCGCGGATGATCAACCTGGAACAAACCGCCTGGGCCCACGACCGCCAACTGTGGATGTATCCGTCGACGGTCCAGTCGACGCTCGGCGGGTTCCTCGCGGGCGGCTCGGCAGGCACCGGCACGATCGTGCACGGACGCAACCACCAGGGCTTCGTGGACGCGCTCGACGTCGTCCACGCCACCGGCGATGCCGAGGTGGTCCATCTCGAGGGCGACGACGCGACTCCCTTCGTACACACCTACGGCGTCGCCGGCATCATCGTCGGCGCCACCATCCGCATCGAACCGTTGCAGCAGTGGCGTTGTGTCTATGCGAGTTTCGAATCCGGGCGGGAGGCGTTCGACGCGGCATACCAGCTGGCGGCGGTCGAGCCGAAGCCGCGTCTGCTGTCCGCGGACGGTCCGGTCATCACCGCGGCGCTGCCCGACGACCCCGCACTCGTTCGTGGACGCGCCAGCGTGCGCGGGATCATCGACGCTCGGGCGCTGACGGAGACCGCCGACCTGATCGCGGCCGCAGGCGGCCGCGTCGAAGCGATCCGGGAGGGTATCGCCGAGACGGTCAAGCTGTCGACGCTGTCCTACAACCACCCGACGTGGTGGTTACAGAAGTCGCAGCCGGACAGGTGGTTTCACATGGAGGTACGCGGCGATGCACTTGTCACCCGGCTCGACGAGGTCGAGCAGGTCTACGAGGGCGGGATGCTGCACCTCGAGGTCGGCCACGAGATGATGTTCGGGATGCTCAACGGGATCTACCGCAGTCCCCAGCAGGTCATCGACGGGGTCGCCGCACTCGAGGAACTCGGGGTCGGGGTCCACTCCCCGCACCAGTGGTACGTCGATCTCGACGCCGAGCGCGTGCGCGCGCTCGCTCAGCAGACCGATCCGAAGGGGTTGCTCAACCCGGGAAGGTGGATGTGA
- a CDS encoding amidohydrolase family protein: MQAPQTTPAPGITGSLADGSVVDVELSTDVDGIRRVRAVTPFAPDASRPADWLDLRGHLLLPPAAEPHAHLDKALSWPELSPPSGDLADAIASWRAGSIFLDEQSFRTRALQATSSMLANGITAVRTHADVLAHEDPLRAVRVLTEVRDSVSGLMDIQIAVLVSPSTPTAHIEAALDAGVDLIGGAPHIADDPLYELTRLLDLAEEHGIGADLHVDEFLDGDHLTIEVYADRVADWPEDRIRTAGHCCRLDTLPTDALQRVARALARARVSVVALPVTNLYLQGRSGPSAGRRGITPIDVLRDHGVRVAGGADNIRDPFNPVGRADPLETAALLITAAHQSPDTATDLVTGQARAVLGLEPAGPVVGARADFVAIRGADLTEVIATAPADRVVIVNGITVARTETTTWSAFPSLPDLSPAGVTRPQVIQPAMSPVGMER; the protein is encoded by the coding sequence ATGCAGGCTCCGCAGACCACGCCCGCCCCGGGCATCACCGGGTCGCTCGCCGATGGATCAGTGGTCGACGTCGAGTTGTCGACCGATGTCGACGGTATTCGTCGGGTACGGGCCGTCACACCGTTCGCGCCCGACGCGTCGCGTCCGGCCGATTGGCTCGATCTCCGCGGCCACCTGCTGCTGCCGCCCGCGGCCGAACCCCACGCACACCTGGACAAAGCCCTGTCCTGGCCGGAATTGTCGCCTCCGAGTGGTGATCTCGCCGATGCGATCGCCTCATGGCGGGCGGGCAGCATCTTTCTCGACGAGCAGTCCTTCCGGACGCGTGCGCTACAGGCGACCTCGTCCATGCTGGCCAACGGCATCACCGCGGTGCGCACCCATGCCGATGTGCTCGCACACGAGGATCCCCTGCGTGCCGTACGTGTGCTCACCGAGGTCCGGGACTCCGTGAGTGGACTCATGGACATCCAGATCGCCGTCCTGGTCAGCCCGTCGACGCCGACCGCACACATCGAGGCCGCTCTCGACGCGGGCGTCGATCTCATCGGCGGCGCACCACACATCGCCGACGATCCGCTCTACGAGCTCACGAGGCTGCTCGACCTGGCCGAGGAGCACGGCATCGGCGCCGACCTGCACGTCGACGAGTTCCTCGACGGCGACCACCTGACGATCGAGGTCTACGCCGACCGTGTCGCCGACTGGCCCGAGGACCGGATCCGCACGGCAGGCCACTGCTGTCGCCTCGACACCCTGCCCACCGACGCCCTTCAGCGCGTCGCACGGGCGCTCGCGCGCGCCCGCGTCTCGGTGGTCGCGCTGCCGGTGACGAATCTGTATCTGCAGGGCCGCTCCGGTCCCTCGGCCGGGCGTCGGGGGATCACCCCGATCGACGTACTGCGCGACCACGGCGTCCGTGTCGCCGGCGGCGCCGACAACATCCGCGACCCGTTCAACCCCGTCGGCCGGGCCGACCCCCTGGAGACTGCCGCCCTGCTGATCACCGCAGCACATCAGAGTCCCGACACAGCAACGGATCTGGTGACCGGCCAAGCGCGTGCCGTGCTCGGACTCGAGCCCGCGGGACCAGTTGTCGGTGCGCGAGCCGACTTCGTCGCGATTCGCGGCGCCGACCTCACCGAGGTGATCGCGACCGCCCCGGCCGACCGCGTCGTCATCGTGAACGGCATCACGGTGGCGCGCACGGAGACGACGACCTGGTCGGCGTTCCCGTCGCTACCGGATCTTTCCCCAGCAGGAGTGACCCGACCACAAGTGATCCAGCCAGCCATGTCCCCCGTCGGTATGGAGAGATGA
- a CDS encoding pyridoxine/pyridoxamine 5'-phosphate oxidase codes for MITSGTGFGTDCATEDQLTIHPMRLLREWLPAPHEPRPLMALATCGRDGYPRVRHVLITEADDTAVYFHTDTRSAKVAELAESPRASVAIAWPAAGRQVVAHGDVRRAPDDELHEAYSRRSRYLQLLAWLNDDDLAALSPDERRRRWADFDATHPRLTAPPTWTGYAVDLREITFWRGDPDGPSQRVRFTHNGNHWTSEVLPG; via the coding sequence GTGATCACCAGCGGCACCGGATTCGGAACCGACTGCGCGACCGAGGATCAGCTCACGATCCACCCGATGAGACTACTGCGGGAGTGGCTGCCGGCACCGCACGAGCCGCGTCCGTTGATGGCACTGGCCACGTGCGGGCGCGACGGCTATCCCCGGGTTCGGCACGTGCTGATCACCGAAGCCGACGACACCGCGGTGTACTTCCACACCGACACCAGGTCGGCAAAGGTCGCCGAACTCGCCGAGAGTCCGCGCGCCTCGGTCGCGATCGCCTGGCCCGCCGCCGGCCGTCAGGTCGTCGCACACGGTGACGTCCGGCGGGCGCCGGATGATGAGCTACACGAGGCGTATTCGCGTCGGTCTCGCTACCTGCAGCTGTTGGCGTGGCTGAACGACGACGACCTCGCTGCACTGTCACCCGACGAGCGACGGCGACGCTGGGCCGACTTCGACGCGACTCACCCTCGACTGACCGCACCGCCGACCTGGACCGGGTACGCCGTCGACCTGCGCGAGATCACCTTCTGGCGCGGCGACCCGGATGGACCGTCGCAGCGAGTACGGTTCACCCACAACGGAAATCATTGGACATCGGAGGTTCTACCGGGATGA
- a CDS encoding creatininase family protein: MNTANPGTASPAAHRRYAELTTDEIDTALTRDSILVLPTGAIEPHGPHLPLATDLIVAESVAEAVVDRGAAAGHDVWLLPALGYTKSDEHSRLPGTIWLRATTLFETIVDIGASLAQTPARRVLFLNAHGGNSALIEVAARELRRRFDLQTFFSSGPGHPGPTERGLGIHAGWAETSMMLHLRPDLVHMDKAVASVADAVADATHIGFAGTVRFGWLSTDFAESGVIGDPTGADASIGAELFDERVDALVAALPEIATFDPGRVGR, from the coding sequence GTGAACACTGCGAACCCAGGGACCGCGAGTCCGGCCGCGCATCGGCGGTACGCCGAGTTGACCACCGACGAGATCGACACCGCCCTGACGCGGGATTCGATCCTCGTCCTGCCCACGGGCGCAATCGAACCGCACGGACCCCACCTCCCGCTCGCCACCGATCTCATCGTCGCGGAGTCGGTTGCCGAGGCCGTCGTCGACCGCGGTGCCGCGGCGGGGCACGACGTCTGGCTGCTACCCGCGCTGGGATACACCAAGTCCGACGAGCATTCGCGGTTGCCGGGCACGATCTGGCTGCGCGCGACGACCCTGTTCGAGACGATCGTCGACATCGGCGCCTCGCTCGCACAGACCCCCGCGCGGCGGGTGCTGTTCCTGAACGCCCACGGCGGCAACTCCGCCTTGATCGAGGTCGCGGCGCGCGAGCTCCGGCGGCGGTTCGATCTGCAGACGTTCTTCTCCTCCGGCCCGGGGCATCCCGGCCCCACCGAACGCGGCCTCGGCATCCATGCCGGGTGGGCGGAGACGTCGATGATGCTGCACCTCCGACCGGATCTGGTGCACATGGACAAGGCCGTGGCATCGGTGGCGGACGCTGTCGCCGACGCCACGCACATAGGATTCGCCGGGACCGTCCGATTCGGCTGGCTCTCCACCGATTTCGCGGAGTCGGGCGTCATCGGCGATCCCACCGGCGCCGATGCATCGATCGGCGCGGAACTCTTCGACGAGCGCGTCGACGCCCTGGTCGCCGCGCTCCCGGAGATCGCCACATTCGACCCGGGCCGGGTCGGGCGGTGA
- a CDS encoding PDR/VanB family oxidoreductase translates to MSLSVNDIQDTVRVRVVSRRRIARRVDEFVLTSSGGEALPPWTAGSHIDLHTPAGPVRQYSLLSAPDDTDKYRIAVERRLDSRGGSVSAHDDVEVGAEVTISMPRNHFALTRALGYVFVAGGIGITPVLALVDEAHRSGRPWRLVYVGRSRADMAFVEDVESRYPGQVTVHESGRSGRLDVGDVLAGLARGTAVYTCGPPSMLDAVARVCEPQPAVDSFAEKFTATSTESEANAEFELSLAFSGVTVTVPADRTILDVLDGRGVVAPSSCREGVCGTCETGVVSGEVDHRDSILSPEERSENESMMICVSRCTSGRLVLEL, encoded by the coding sequence ATGTCATTGTCAGTGAACGACATCCAGGACACCGTACGTGTTCGTGTGGTGTCTCGGCGCCGGATCGCCCGGCGGGTGGACGAATTCGTCCTCACGTCGTCCGGAGGTGAGGCGCTGCCGCCGTGGACCGCCGGTTCGCACATCGATCTCCACACGCCTGCCGGACCGGTGAGGCAGTACTCGCTGCTGTCCGCGCCCGATGACACGGACAAGTATCGGATCGCCGTCGAACGCCGGCTCGACAGCCGCGGGGGTTCGGTCTCCGCGCACGACGACGTCGAGGTCGGCGCCGAGGTGACGATCAGTATGCCGCGCAACCACTTCGCGTTGACACGCGCACTCGGGTACGTGTTCGTGGCGGGCGGCATCGGCATCACTCCCGTCCTCGCCCTCGTCGACGAGGCCCACCGCTCGGGCCGGCCGTGGCGGCTCGTGTACGTCGGGCGGTCCCGCGCGGACATGGCCTTCGTCGAGGACGTCGAGTCCAGGTACCCCGGGCAGGTGACGGTCCACGAGTCGGGTAGATCGGGTCGCCTGGATGTCGGCGACGTGCTCGCCGGGCTGGCACGCGGTACCGCCGTGTACACGTGCGGCCCGCCGTCGATGCTGGATGCGGTTGCGCGCGTGTGTGAACCGCAACCGGCGGTCGATTCGTTCGCGGAGAAGTTCACCGCGACGTCGACGGAGTCCGAGGCCAACGCGGAGTTCGAACTCTCGCTCGCCTTCTCGGGTGTGACGGTGACGGTGCCGGCGGACCGCACCATCCTCGACGTCCTGGATGGGCGTGGGGTGGTGGCACCCTCGTCGTGTCGCGAGGGGGTGTGCGGAACCTGTGAGACGGGGGTTGTCAGCGGCGAGGTGGACCATCGGGACTCGATCCTGTCCCCGGAGGAGAGGTCCGAGAACGAGTCCATGATGATCTGCGTGTCTCGGTGCACGAGTGGCCGATTGGTTCTCGAACTGTGA
- a CDS encoding amidohydrolase family protein, producing MTTTVLTGAAAVLRDASTVARDPVVVVDGWIGNGADRQDGADQVVDVSGCVVTPGLVNAHHHLLQTAFRSRPESRSVPMSQWLDSMAQRYSSIGVDPELTAAAASVGLAESLLCGVTTVADHHLTWPRDQDPVALAGATIGAAARVGARLVFVRGTARDDPDLAAASVEDIHRMYLGAAAGGTSADGMLQLAVGPSGVHADGPETFATLAEVAARLRLRRRTQANEQIDVQVAAERYGRRPLALLEEWGWLDDDVTVAHLCDITDDEVGVLARSGASATHAPGCDVPMGWGVARVSALMSAGVRVGLGTSGGGSNDAGHLLADARLAVQVSGLIGEPVTARAALAMASEGSAAGLGRAELGHLRPGAAADLCVWDCSDVFDAGVPDPVDGLLWAGPGRRPRDVMVGGRWVVRDGRLLTAESRTLATELGGLLT from the coding sequence GTGACCACGACCGTGCTCACCGGGGCCGCGGCGGTGCTGCGCGACGCCTCGACGGTCGCGCGGGACCCGGTCGTCGTGGTGGACGGGTGGATCGGCAACGGCGCCGACCGACAGGACGGGGCAGATCAGGTCGTCGACGTCTCGGGGTGCGTGGTCACCCCCGGCCTGGTGAACGCCCACCATCATCTGTTGCAGACCGCGTTCCGATCGCGCCCGGAGAGTCGATCCGTCCCGATGTCGCAGTGGCTCGACTCGATGGCGCAGCGCTATTCGTCGATCGGTGTGGACCCTGAACTCACCGCCGCGGCGGCGTCCGTCGGACTCGCGGAATCGCTGCTGTGCGGTGTGACCACGGTGGCCGACCACCACCTCACCTGGCCACGGGATCAGGACCCGGTCGCGCTGGCGGGTGCGACGATCGGTGCCGCCGCGCGGGTCGGCGCACGGCTCGTGTTCGTGCGGGGCACCGCTCGTGACGACCCGGATCTGGCTGCCGCATCGGTCGAGGACATCCATCGGATGTATCTCGGTGCGGCAGCGGGAGGGACGAGCGCTGACGGCATGCTCCAGCTGGCCGTCGGGCCGTCGGGTGTACACGCCGACGGGCCGGAGACGTTCGCGACGCTCGCCGAGGTGGCGGCCCGGCTCCGCCTCCGTCGCCGCACGCAGGCCAACGAGCAGATCGATGTGCAGGTCGCCGCGGAACGATACGGTCGACGCCCCCTCGCCCTCCTCGAGGAGTGGGGTTGGCTCGATGACGACGTCACGGTGGCGCACCTGTGCGACATCACCGACGACGAAGTCGGCGTGCTCGCGCGATCAGGCGCGTCGGCGACTCATGCCCCCGGATGCGACGTGCCGATGGGCTGGGGTGTCGCGCGGGTGTCCGCGCTGATGTCGGCGGGCGTGCGGGTGGGGCTCGGCACCAGCGGCGGGGGAAGCAACGACGCCGGGCACCTGCTCGCCGACGCCCGTCTGGCCGTGCAGGTCTCGGGACTGATCGGTGAACCCGTCACCGCCCGTGCGGCTCTCGCGATGGCCTCCGAGGGTTCGGCGGCCGGACTCGGCCGCGCCGAGCTGGGGCACCTGCGGCCCGGCGCCGCGGCCGACCTGTGCGTCTGGGACTGCTCGGACGTCTTCGACGCCGGGGTCCCGGACCCGGTGGACGGACTGCTCTGGGCGGGCCCGGGCCGTCGACCCCGCGACGTCATGGTCGGCGGACGGTGGGTGGTGCGCGACGGCAGACTCCTCACCGCGGAATCCCGCACGCTCGCAACCGAACTCGGAGGGCTGCTGACGTAA
- a CDS encoding ABC transporter permease, whose amino-acid sequence MTAPETDTDTTASVRTPKPGKAGTPDPGSTTELAVAARTSRRGRSRSKAVGVAAPLVVLALVIGVWYLVSYAVLDPGRRFLMPPPHQVVTDGLLGDAAPAMWEALSRTATVALTGLVIAAAIGITWAVIMSQSRLMENALFPYAVVLQCVPILALVPLVGFWFGFGFSARVFVCVLISLFPIVSNTLFGLRSVDRQMRDLFALHHPSRLTILRKLEFPAAMPAIFAGLRISAGLSVVGAIVGDFFFKQGNPGIGILIDNYRSRLQAEELFASIVLASLLGVAVFWFFGWLGNRIVGRWYQH is encoded by the coding sequence ATGACCGCCCCCGAGACCGACACCGACACCACCGCGAGCGTGCGAACCCCGAAGCCCGGCAAGGCCGGGACCCCGGACCCTGGATCCACCACCGAGCTCGCCGTGGCGGCGCGCACGAGCCGACGCGGACGATCTCGCTCGAAAGCAGTGGGGGTCGCCGCACCGCTCGTCGTCCTGGCACTGGTCATCGGTGTCTGGTACCTCGTGAGCTACGCGGTCCTCGATCCCGGGCGACGATTCCTGATGCCACCTCCACATCAGGTCGTCACCGACGGCCTGCTCGGCGATGCCGCGCCGGCGATGTGGGAAGCGTTGAGCCGTACGGCGACCGTCGCACTGACCGGTCTGGTGATCGCCGCCGCCATCGGCATCACCTGGGCCGTGATCATGTCGCAGTCGCGCCTGATGGAGAACGCCCTGTTCCCGTATGCGGTGGTCCTGCAGTGTGTCCCGATCCTCGCACTCGTTCCGCTGGTCGGATTCTGGTTCGGATTCGGTTTCAGCGCCCGCGTTTTCGTCTGCGTGCTGATCTCGCTGTTCCCGATCGTGTCCAACACGCTGTTCGGCCTTCGGTCCGTCGATCGGCAGATGCGCGACCTGTTCGCCCTGCATCATCCGAGCCGCCTCACCATCTTGCGCAAACTCGAGTTCCCTGCCGCGATGCCGGCGATCTTCGCCGGCCTGCGGATCTCGGCCGGCCTGTCGGTGGTAGGCGCCATCGTCGGGGACTTCTTCTTCAAGCAGGGAAATCCTGGTATCGGCATCCTGATCGACAACTATCGGTCTCGGCTGCAGGCCGAGGAGTTGTTCGCCTCGATCGTGCTCGCCTCTCTTCTCGGCGTCGCCGTCTTCTGGTTCTTCGGGTGGCTCGGCAACCGCATCGTCGGACGCTGGTACCAGCACTGA